ATTTCTACCTCCTGAATCCTTCTGGCGATCTTCTTTGAGCACGCCCTCCCCCCAGTGGGTTAGTTACCCCTTCAGTGGGTGCTCCCACGTCCCGCTCACATTTTAGCAATTAACGCATTGCTTTGTAACTGCCTGTTCACTTGAATCCCTACCTCACTAGTGTCACCATTAACTTGTTCAATCTTTTGTCTACTAAACAAACACATACTAGCTGTTAACTGCGTGCCATCGTTAAATACTTACATGCACGATACAGACCCGGAACTCGCCCTGGAGAACAGAAGCCCTATCTTCTCTTCTGAGGTCTAGGTATCTGTCAGCAGGAGGCTCAACAGGTTATTGAATGAGCGATGGAACGCGCTTGCGTGGGTCCGTCGTGCCGCGCGCACTTCTGGGAATCGTAGTCCCCAGGTTCGGGCCTCTCTTTATGGCGCAGGCGTGTTCAAATTGAGACCGTTTTACTATTAATGCGCATGTGCCGGGAGGCGGAGGGCTGAACTGCGCATGTCTAAGGGGTGGAGGCGCGGTCGAAAAGGCAGCGCACTGCGGAGGTGGGGCTTCCGTGACTTCGGGCTGTCGCGGACCTGCTTGCGAGAATGGCGGGGAGGGGGAAGCTAATTGCGGTGATCGGAGACGAGGACACGGTGACTGGCTTCCTGCTGGGCGGCATAGGGGAGCTTAACAAGAACCGCCAGCCTAATTTCCTGGTGGTGGAGAAGGATACAACCATCAATGAGATCGAAGACACTTTCCGGTACGGTAGCCCGCGAGGCCTGAATGAGACCCTCTGCCTTGGGTGGGAGCGCGGGGAGTAGGGGGCGGTGCGGGGACCCTGCGGGTGGGGCCTGCGCTCGGCTTCCAGACCGCCGACGTCGAGGGTCAAGGAAGTCGGTCCGGCAGCCCTTCCGGAGGAGGCCTCTGTGCTCCAAATTCTCTTTTGGGGCTTGGGAGAACCCGGGCTATGTCAGGTCCACGAGCTCATCTGTCATATGACTGTGTGTCAGAAAAGAAGGGGAACAGAGCTCGTGACGGGCGCCGCCCCTCGGCCCAACGTGCCCCAGGGTCCTGTCTCGGCTCCGCCCCCGTTCACCCGTAGAGCAGACCCCCAGCGTTGCTAGCACTCGCCTCTTGCGGATTGACTCCTAAAGGAACCACACACTCACCGGAACACCTAGGCAGTGGGGTCGGGCTTTCTTGCATTTTCATGTTCCTTAGAGGCTCACAACCATCCTGTAGGTAGgagttattattcccatttacaaGTGggaaaactaaagctcagagagattaaagcACCAGAGTCACACCAtttggaagagagggagaggggatttgaacccaggcccaACTCTCTTAAGCTGGGTCCACGCTTTGCTTGTGCAGTTACCTCACTCTTAGAATTTCCCATTGTCCTGAACTCAGCCAGCAGAATATCAGGACCGTATCCTACCTTCTGCTAAGACCTTGCATTTGAAGTCCTCATTTCTTGCCCTGGGTCAAGGGTGATAGTAGCTTCATAGTGTGAATGCAGGCATGTCCCTTAATCGAGGAGGTGTCCTGGCGACTTGAATTGAGAATGCCAGCCCCCTATGCTTTCTCACCCCTTCTCTAAGGCCCCTGTTGCCAAGTCTCAGAGACAAACCACACTCACCTGTTTTCCCCTACACAGTCCAGCCCTGAGCTGCGGGCTGAGACTGGTTCCCGCTGCCTGGGGTATGATAGGCCCTGAACTGGCCTGATCTGTAAGCATTCTGGTAAAGTGACCCAAGTTGTCTTGGGAGGAGGACAGATTTTACTCCAAGAACTTCCCATGCTTCCATCCAAAGGGACCCAGAGATCCTCAAGTATAACCtgctccagtgcctggcacagagcaagcgCTCAGgaaaattagtttttaatattttacttaattaatGCGTGGGTGATCACAAGGAAGGGAGATCCCAGTGCTAGGCTCTCTCTCTGGGGCAAGTATGATTGTCCTCCTCCTATGCTGTATTCTTGACTCATGCCATACTTCCCCTCTGATCCATCCCCTACCCTCATCAGCACAGACCTTAAAGCCTTTAGTGGTCCCATTAGTCCccttaaaaaaagtgttttcctttGAAAAGTTAAAGTATTCATGTGGtttacaaattaatatttaaaaggtaTACACATTGAGAAGTctcactcccacccccccaccccggtcttTTTCCACTTCATCACCTCCCTTCTCCACCCCTGTAAGCACTTAACTGCTTATTTacctttctgctttttcttcaggTACATACAAAAGGACAGACATGCATATTCttatcctctctcttttttcacacAAACACAGTATACAGAATATCCCAGCATGGGCCTTGATCTTCAGCACCAGTTCACTTGGGGGCCTTCCAAGCAGGGAAGGTAGAAGCCAACCCTGACAGCCAGGGCCCTTAGATTTTTGAAAGAAGTTGATCCTGGTTAGAATGGAGAGAGTTTAGCAAGCAACCTTTGCCCTTGAACTCTGCAGTTCCTGGGTCAAGCCCATTCCCCTCTGCAGCCCAGCCTCACCACCTCTGAGTGGGCTGTCCTGGAATCCCTTCTCATCTCTCCCAACAGGCAATTTCTAAACCGGGATGACATCGGCATTATCCTTATCAACCAGTACATCGCAGAGATGGTGCGGCATGCGCTCGACGCCCACCAGCGCTCCATTCCAGCCGTCCTGGAGATCCCGTCCAAGGAGCACCCCTATGATGCCGCCAAGGACTCCATCCTGCGCAGGGCCAGGGGCATGTTCACGGCCGAGGACCTGCGCTAGGGCCCTCCCCACAGCCTTGCAGCCTCTCCCCAGGCTTGCCATCGGCCCTTCTCTAAGTTGTGAGCCTCCGATTTCCAGTTCCAGCCCGCTGCCCCTTCCCACTCCACTGAGAGGCTAGCTGAGGTGCTTCCAGGTTGCTGGGGCTCTGCCATTAAAGTCAAGGCTCGTTAGGGAACAGGAAGCTTGAGTGTCTTCTCTCCACTACCTCTTCCCTGTACTGTTACACAGTGTCATTGTTGATGTTAAATTAAAGTGACGTTCTTGTTTCTGTCCAAACTGAGGCTGGGTGCTACAAAGGACTCGCATGGGATGAGGCCGTTGGGATTAGATTGGCGGGGCTGGGAAAGGTTCTGCCAAAGATACAGGCATAGAAAAGCTGGACCAGGAAGATGGTGCCAGCAGGTCGTAACTCAGGGATGGGTTCTTTGAATCAACAGTGACCAGCCCTGGTCGGGAGGAGTGCGAGGAAGCTTGTGCCCAGGCCCTTGGCTCCCCCCACTTCAGTTTCTCTTGGGCTGGGAAGGGACCTGACCCCAACGGGTGGAAGCAGAAACACAGGAAACCTAGAAGCCTGTGATAACGGACCAAGCCTGGGTCCTGCAACAGGTTTGGAGATCAAGGTTCTCAGCCGGTGGGCCCTGGCCTGAGGTTGCCCCTGGATCAAGGCATGTGAGGTCTGCTAAAGGCATGGCAAGTAGAACCCTGGCCCTGTGTGAGGTGAGGCTTGGTTGCCAGGTGACTGTCCGTGGCAGCCCCCTGCTGTCGGAAGGACTCTGCCTGCTGTTGCTTACCCCTCAGCTGCGGCAACCCTGGCACCGCTCCTTCCCTTGCTACCATGTCGCGGCAACTCAACATGGATACGCTGCGGCAGAACTTCTGGAAGGAGGAATATCTGCGGGAGAAGATGTTGCGCTGTGAATGGCATCGCAAGTATGGGTCGATGGTGAAGGCCAAGCAGAAGGCTAAGGCTGCAGCGCGCCTGCCCCTCAAACTGCCCACCCTGCACCCCAAAGCCCCACTCTCATCCCCACCTGCCCCCAAAGCAGTGCCTACCaaggcccccagccctgccccggaGACTCCTATTCAGTCAGACATGTACCCGGTCCCACCTGCCACCCGGGCCCTGCTGTATGAAGGCATCTCCCACGACTTCCAGGGGCGCTACCGCTACCTCAGCACCCGAAAACTGGATATGCCAGAGATGCGCTACGTCTTCCCCATCACCACCAGCTTCACATATGGCTGGCAGCTGGGTGAGCCCCAACCTCTCAGAAATTATTCACCTCACGAACACGGAGCCCCTGCCCTGAGCCAGGCCATGCTGTCAGCACTAGGCACACAAGACACGGATGGGGGTGTCCATTCCAGTGGGGGGGCCAGGCCGTAAACATAAGAGAAAGGACCCGTCTGAGAAGGACAAGTTCCATGATGAGACTAGGGAGTGATGGGGGAGGTGGGCAAGGGACGTGTGAGGCTTTAGATTGGGctgtcaggaaaggcctctctgaggacccAACAGTTGGAAGCTAacaggagtttggattttattcccaGCGGGAGAAGCAGCCGTGGAGGGTTGTAAGTGGGTGAATGGTACCGCTAGGGTACTATTCCGCAAGTAACGGCTTCTTCCAGAAAGAGCTCTGGCAGCTGAGGTCTGCATC
The sequence above is a segment of the Ursus arctos isolate Adak ecotype North America unplaced genomic scaffold, UrsArc2.0 scaffold_3, whole genome shotgun sequence genome. Coding sequences within it:
- the SPMIP1 gene encoding protein ATP6V1FNB — its product is MSRQLNMDTLRQNFWKEEYLREKMLRCEWHRKYGSMVKAKQKAKAAARLPLKLPTLHPKAPLSSPPAPKAVPTKAPSPAPETPIQSDMYPVPPATRALLYEGISHDFQGRYRYLSTRKLDMPEMRYVFPITTSFTYGWQLGPPVKQELVSCKMCRIESFFRKNGAFLLLDPQDLAL
- the ATP6V1F gene encoding V-type proton ATPase subunit F; this translates as MAGRGKLIAVIGDEDTVTGFLLGGIGELNKNRQPNFLVVEKDTTINEIEDTFRQFLNRDDIGIILINQYIAEMVRHALDAHQRSIPAVLEIPSKEHPYDAAKDSILRRARGMFTAEDLR